The following are encoded together in the Platichthys flesus chromosome 9, fPlaFle2.1, whole genome shotgun sequence genome:
- the babam1 gene encoding BRISC and BRCA1-A complex member 1 has translation METPEPGPADGEERLVELRPRTRSNPEGAEDRRSSTGSLGGNNNNNPNISQPAVGSRVEGEGEASTSDSPPSSTTTTVSTAVAQTVVPPAAAVAAAAGAAAPLTTAAVAIKERPKPPQQQQQPTLTASVPPPAEYQLRVPRVNCPEKVIICLDLSEEMSLPKLESFNGSKTNALNICQKMIEMFVRTKHKIDKRHEFALVVVNDDALWLSGFTSDPRELCSCLYDLETNMCETFNLEDLLSVIRQKIELPLMENVQTIPPPYVVRTVLIYSRQAGQLQFNPSEAVSKMLQSPYFFFDVVYLHNGVEEQGEETSWRDNYTSFCNLDSKGVCYHFEVSLSGAAIELHNCMAKLLAHPLQRPFQSHASYSLLEGDDPQDIEATV, from the exons ATGGAGACCCCAGAGCCCGGGCCAGCGGATGGAGAGGAGCGTCTGGTGGAGCTGCGACCTCGGACACGCTCCAACCCTGAAGGGGCTGAGGACCGCCGCAGCAGCACCGGCAGCCTGGgcggcaacaacaacaacaacccgaACATTTCCCAGCCTGCGGTGGGCAGCCGCGTGGAGGGGGAGGGCGAGGCGTCGACCAGCGACAGTCCTCCCAGTTCGACCACAACCACCGTCTCAACAGCCGTCGCTCAGACCGTGGTTCCTCCTGCGGCTGCAGTTGCGGCTGCGGCCGGAGCCGCGGCGCCTCTGACCACCGCAGCTGTTGCAATCAAAGAGAGGCCGAAGcccccccagcagcagcagcagcccacgCTCACAGCCTCCGTCCCTCCGCCTGCAGAGTACCAGCTCCGTGTTCCCCGTGTCAACTGCCCAGAGAAAGTG ATTATCTGCTTAGACCTTTCTGAAGAGATGTCATTGCCGAAGCTTGAATCTTTTAATGG GTCTAAAACAAATGCCCTGAACATCTGTCAGAAGATGATCGAGATGTTTGTCAGAACCAAACACAAGATCGACAAAAGACACGAGTTTGCCCTGGTTGTAGTCAATGATGACGCCCTATGG CTGTCAGGCTTCACGTCTGACCCCAGGGAGCTGTGCAGCTGTCTCTACGATCTGGAGACTAACATGTGCGAGACCTTCA ACCTGGAAGATCTTCTCAGTGTGAT CCGCCAGAAGATCGAGCTTCCGTTGATGGAGAATGTTCAGACCATCCCGCCGCCGTACGTGGTGCGGACCGTGCTCATCTACAGCCGACAAGCGGGACAGCTTCAGTTCAACCCTTCTGAGGCCGTGAGT AAAATGCTGCAGtctccatattttttctttgatgtggTTTATCTGCACAACGGGGTGGAGGAGCAGGGCGAGGAGACCAGCTGGAGG GACAACTACACCTCTTTCTGCAACCTGGACTCGAAGGGCGTGTGCTATCACTTTGAGGTTTCCCTGAGCGGAGCGGCCATCGAGCTGCACAACTGCATGGCCAAGCTTCTGGCTCACCCCTTACAGAGACCCTTCCAGAGTCATGCGTCCTACAGTCTGCTTGAGGGGGACGACCCCCAGGACATTGAGGCAACAGTCTGA